From the Bombus huntii isolate Logan2020A chromosome 4, iyBomHunt1.1, whole genome shotgun sequence genome, the window GCACTGTGGGAATGATAGGTATCGGTTCTTTTTCTACATTCACGCCGCTGAAGACCCAGGCTAAGTGCGAAATTCCTGGTAGTCGCGTGCGTATTGTTTCTGTTGGCAAGTGATGTAGTTGCAAAAATACATGGTCTTTCTTCGGACCTACACCTCTGGAATGGAATAAATTTCATGGAAGTCACAAGGATGCAGTAGTTTCGTGCTAATAGAAGGAGATGATCTTTATGTGTTTAATTTTGCGACTTAGGTTCGTTTGGATAAATTAGGAGTAACTTTCATAGGATCGTTATTAAAGCACAAATGTGGAAagtataaattgtatatattgatataagttatttatatatttatataatattatataacctatatcaaagatataattatataaataaataaaataaataaataaataaatatatgtatatagactTATATGTAAATTATGTATACGTATGTTTCTTAAGATATTTAGATATATGAATATCATTGGATTTCTTACAAATCATCttacataataaatataaagagtGTTACAATTTCTTATCAAGAAAACTTGAGGTTAACTCGGAGATTACAAGTTTATTTCGTACTTATGATGTAATGAAACTTTTCCATCTTTTTCCATCTATGAcctgaaaattatttcatgtgctagtatataaatattatatagataGATAATTTAATGTACCTACAGAGTATTAGATAAATTAATATGTCTACAGTAGTAAGTCTTCTTTCTCGTTCAATAGTTTTACCAAAGGTCAATATAGAAATCTCTTTTAAATTCTGATAAATGAGAGGGAAGATATAAGAAAATAGACATAACGGGACCGGGTAAAAACAAATCTGTTTTCATAAAGTAACGGCGCCGGAGAGCACCGAAGAGTATGGTATGTTTCGTTATACGgtagaactccatttatcTTGACCAGCTCACCAAAAGTATAATTGTGAAAAATTAAGTTCATTTTAATATTCCAAAAGTTAAAACCCAAGATATTAAGCGATAAAAGTCGGGGATGTATTTCACATTATAATTGAATTTGACATTACGTATTTCTATTAAATGTATCGTAATTATtgcatattaaattattttcttttattcgtacAATCTTGAGACTTTTCACTTGTAGtatgtattactttaaacaTTTCACCTATAGCTAGAGTttatattaggtcgtccggaaagtttctttcgttttataaggaaataatgcatggacaacatttttcgttttatattattttatcgaattacgtatgatccatttttttatcaaaataaagatcacaacgttcgacagattaagtttcatgtttgtataaagatacGTTGTTGTAAaggacgtgtctgtaaaagaaagacacttttcggacaacctaatataatcGGGGTTCACTGATTTTCCCCACTACCAGTGAATTCCAAGTAATAGGAGTTCACGCCCAGATAAAAGTTTAATTCCTAAGTTTAATCATAAGTTAatgtgtaataagtaaaattcaaataaatggAGTTTTATTGTCGAGTATGGCCGCGAAAGTGTTAaacatattcataaaatttccTATATGCTTACCTTCCTTCGAATATTTCCATTGTTATTGCTCTGGATACGATATCGCGAGACGCGAGGTCTTTCGCGTTTGGCGCGTATCGTTCCATGAAGAATTCTCCTTCGGAATTGAGTAGCTTCCCGCCTTCTCCACGGCTACCTTCTGTTATCAAAATGCCGCTGCCGTATATTCCTGGCGGAAAAATCGACTGGTTAAACGGGGAAAGCTTTTGCCCTTGCGGattctgttttcctttttgcTACGCAAATACCGGTTGGATGAAACTGGATGAACTCCATATCTTCAAGGGGCAATCCTGCTCTGGAGGCCATCGCCATACCATCTCCGGTGCATACATGTGCCGCGGTGCAGGACAGGTAACATCTTCCTGCTCCTCCTGTAGCTAATACCTGGAAAAGGTGTCAGCTTGTTTATCGGCTCGATATTTAATGCTCATGTTTAACGACCCGTCGCGCCGTTCCCTGGCTTCGTAGGATAATATGGTAACATGATGCTAAGGATACCGTGtctgaaatttttcaaaagcGAAAACCACGATGAAATGTGGAATGCATGGgacttatacatatatttagtaaACAATTTGCAAAgtgttttctttcttcgttccttttacttattttgtcaaaaaatataatttcaatgcatacgatattataaaattaaaagaaccGCTTTGTACATCGTCATGcagcaaatattttaattctattaatcAAAGATCAAATGTTTACTGTATGATGAGCCCTGAAGCGATGCAGAAGTCCGGTTTCTAGTTCCCATGCTAAAACTCCCTTGCAGCATCGTCCGAACATAAGAAGATCGAGGGCAAAGTACTCGACGTAATAATGGACGTCGTAACGGAGGCTCTGCCCATATAAAGTGTGTAGTATTGCGTGACCGGTTCTATCCGCGGCGGCACAAGTTCTGTGAGCTTGACCACCTTTTCCAAACTTTAACGATTGTCCACCAAATGCACGTTGATAGATTTTTCCATCATCCGTACGGCTAAAGGGACAACCTAAAATACGTAAATTTTGATACTGCTAATAGTTTAAAAATAAgactttgaaatttcatataattggttaattttaattcattttattcatttaattaattttaatttaataaattggtaaatttaattttcgaatATGAGAGACTTTCAAATATGATTCACTTATGttaactttttttattttattccttaTTTATCTTACTTCATCAAAAAAGCTATATTTGGTACTTAAAAAATTACCATAATTTTCGAGTTCATAAACTGCTCGAGGTGCTTCTCTTGTTAGGAAATGTATCGCATCCTGATCTCCTAGCCAGTCAGACCCTTTAACGGTATCATACATATGGTAAAGCCAATTATCCTCCTTCTCATCAATAGCGGCATTTACTCCACCTTGAGCGGCGACAGTGTGAGATCTTGTAGGAAATAATTTTGTGACCACTGCCACGCGGTAACCCTTACTCCCTGTTCAATAAAAGCACGAAAACAAGATCGTTGAgaattgataattaaaaaataatgaattttctAACTCTATGTGGTAGATTAATGGCAGataataaacataataaataataaattcgttAAACTAATATGTACAATGTTTAACACGTTCAAACTGGTGTGATCCACTGGTGGGCCGTAACCAGCGCTTCTATTTGGCGGCGTGGATCACCGGTGGGTCACACCATATTTTTATCACCGCGCGGCATTTACGTTtccaattttaatttataaaaatgttatttaaactggaataaaatataaatgttattgGAGGAGGTGCGTATGAAAAAGTATGTCGGCTcgaacgtgttacg encodes:
- the LOC126864575 gene encoding succinate dehydrogenase [ubiquinone] flavoprotein subunit, mitochondrial-like, encoding YCLQDYPLIDHCYDVVIVGAGGAGLRAAFGLGSKGYRVAVVTKLFPTRSHTVAAQGGVNAAIDEKEDNWLYHMYDTVKGSDWLGDQDAIHFLTREAPRAVYELENYGCPFSRTDDGKIYQRAFGGQSLKFGKGGQAHRTCAAADRTGHAILHTLYGQSLRYDVHYYVEYFALDLLMFGRCCKGVLAWELETGLLHRFRAHHTVLATGGAGRCYLSCTAAHVCTGDGMAMASRAGLPLEDMEFIQFHPTGIYGSGILITEGSRGEGGKLLNSEGEFFMERYAPNAKDLASRDIVSRAITMEIFEGRGVGPKKDHVFLQLHHLPTETIRTRLPGISHLAWVFSGVNVEKEPIPIIPTVHYNMGGIPTNWRAQVLTRENEEDSVIEGLWAAGETACVSVHGANRLGANSLLELVVFGKAISDQIDCMTRPGERHEDLPSIVGEESICRFDATRYAKGCIPIAELREEMQQTMHKYCSVFRTCDVLQRGCREMTRLFTCDLPDICVQDQSLIWNTELVEAIELQNMMLVCMHIVYAAENRKESRGSHARDDFKERIDEYDYSKPLEGQKKRSYAEHWRKHTLTWSRPDGSISISYRPVIDTTLDETEARHVPPSIRVY